A region from the Cryptosporangium arvum DSM 44712 genome encodes:
- the hrpA gene encoding ATP-dependent RNA helicase HrpA — translation MNNATAEPINLADLRSRLPELMLRDEHRLRRQLDRTRPDKLPALAAQIATAEAKITTRRESVPEISYPPDLPVSQKRDDIAAAIRDHQVVIVAGETGSGKTTQLPKICLELGRGIKGLIGHTQPRRLAARTVAERIAEELHTELGDAVGYTVRFTDQVSDGTLVKLMTDGILLAEIQRDRDLRRYDTIIIDEAHERSLNIDFLLGYLKQLLPRRPDLKLIITSATIDPERFSAHFGDAPIVEVSGRTYPVEVRYRPVIDPDDENADKERDVTTAIIDAVHELSGEGPGDILVFLSGEREIRDTADALTKENLRNTEIAPLYARLAAAEQHRVFQPHTGRRIVLATNVAETSLTVPGIKYVIDPGTARISRYSLRTKVQRLPIEPVSQASANQRKGRCGRLSDGICIRLYTEADFESRPEFTDPEILRTNLASVILQMANLGLGDIAGFPFVEPPDKRNITDGIQLLSELGALQTAKAQVDGVQLTAVGKQLAQIPIDPRLARMVLEADKNGVVPEVLVITAALSIQDPRERPTEHQQAADEKHKRFADQHSDFSSYLMLWNYLREQQRELSGSAFRRMCKAEFLHYLRVREWQDLHGQLRQIIRGLGITVDRQADPGGDGQKVVSSLLAGLLSHIGMRDDRTTTKDQPKGRRPLTEYYGARGAKFAIFPGSTLAKRPPRWVVAAELVETSRLWGRITGRIEPEWVEPLAGHLAIRTYSEPHWDAERGAVLATEKVTLYGIPLISGRTVTYSKVDPALCRDLFIQHALVEGEWRTHHKFFGRNRTLLKSAAELENRARRRDLVVDDQTLFDFYDERIPAEVVSARHFDSWWKKESREKPDLLDFSASMLVNRAAGELDIATAYPDFWDADGARLKLTYQFQPGTAADGVTVHIPLAVLNQITPDQFGWQVPGLRQDLVTAMIRSLPKEIRRNFVPAPDVAKAALAGISPADGPLPVALAAELRRLTGISLPVDAWQDDRIPDHLSMTFRVEDERGRRAAEGKDLVTLQRQLAPQVRDAIATALTAPEEPRRSRRGRGRRGSEGAAPNAAGPDGPGAGGHRGSTSTSDQGSETAEAPNIEQTGLKAWTFDSLPEVVERRRGGFLVKAYPALVDEGDSVAVRLLGSPAEQQRAMVTGTRRLVLLTVASPNKVVVSSLSNSAKLALGRNPHGSVAALLADCVAAAADELIAAAGGPVRTAAGFAALRDAVRGSLVDTTLDVLKTVEKVLAAAHAVSALLPSAPATARADVQAQLDALVYPGFVAATGRRRLVNVLRYVQAIQRRLENVRRDPARDRGWQDRIEAVGEVYADWLRRLPPERRSEDSVREIRWMIEELRVSLFAQSLGTAYAISEQRIYKAMDAAGGGVVA, via the coding sequence GAGCATCGGCTCCGTCGTCAACTCGATCGGACGCGGCCCGACAAACTCCCCGCCCTCGCCGCCCAGATCGCGACCGCTGAGGCGAAGATCACGACCCGCCGGGAGAGCGTCCCGGAGATCTCGTATCCGCCCGACCTCCCGGTCAGCCAGAAGCGGGACGACATCGCCGCCGCGATCCGCGACCACCAGGTCGTCATCGTGGCCGGCGAGACCGGCTCCGGGAAGACCACCCAGCTGCCGAAGATCTGTCTCGAGCTGGGCCGGGGCATCAAGGGCCTGATCGGGCACACCCAGCCCCGCCGGCTCGCCGCCCGCACCGTGGCCGAGCGCATCGCCGAGGAGCTGCACACCGAACTCGGCGACGCCGTCGGTTACACGGTCCGCTTCACCGACCAGGTCAGCGACGGCACCCTGGTCAAGCTGATGACCGACGGCATCCTGCTGGCCGAGATCCAGCGCGACCGCGACCTGCGCCGGTACGACACGATCATCATCGACGAGGCCCACGAGCGAAGCCTCAACATCGACTTCCTGCTCGGCTACCTCAAGCAGCTCCTGCCGCGGCGTCCGGATCTGAAGCTGATCATCACGTCGGCGACGATCGACCCGGAGCGCTTCTCGGCGCACTTCGGGGACGCGCCGATCGTCGAAGTGTCCGGCCGCACCTACCCGGTCGAGGTGCGGTACCGCCCGGTGATCGACCCGGACGACGAGAACGCCGACAAGGAACGGGACGTCACGACCGCGATCATCGACGCGGTCCACGAGCTGTCCGGCGAAGGCCCCGGCGACATCCTGGTGTTCCTCTCCGGCGAGCGGGAGATCCGCGACACCGCGGACGCGCTCACCAAGGAGAACCTGCGCAACACCGAGATCGCCCCGCTCTACGCCCGGCTCGCCGCCGCCGAGCAGCACCGCGTGTTCCAGCCGCACACCGGCCGCCGGATCGTGCTCGCCACGAACGTCGCCGAGACGTCGCTGACCGTCCCGGGCATCAAGTACGTGATCGACCCGGGCACCGCCCGGATCTCCCGCTACAGCCTGCGCACCAAGGTGCAGCGCCTGCCGATCGAACCGGTGTCCCAGGCCAGCGCCAACCAGCGCAAAGGTCGGTGCGGCCGGCTGAGCGACGGCATCTGCATCCGGCTCTACACCGAGGCCGACTTCGAGTCGCGCCCCGAGTTCACCGACCCGGAGATCCTGCGCACCAACCTCGCGTCGGTCATCCTGCAGATGGCGAACCTCGGGCTCGGCGACATCGCCGGGTTCCCGTTCGTCGAGCCCCCCGACAAGCGCAACATCACCGACGGCATCCAGCTCCTGTCGGAGCTCGGAGCGCTCCAGACCGCCAAAGCCCAGGTCGACGGTGTGCAGCTGACCGCCGTCGGCAAGCAGCTGGCGCAGATCCCGATCGACCCGCGGCTGGCTCGGATGGTGCTCGAAGCCGACAAGAACGGCGTCGTGCCCGAGGTTCTGGTCATCACCGCCGCGCTGTCGATCCAGGACCCCCGCGAACGCCCGACCGAGCACCAGCAGGCCGCCGACGAGAAGCACAAGCGGTTCGCCGATCAGCACTCGGACTTCTCGTCGTACCTGATGCTCTGGAACTACCTGCGCGAGCAGCAGCGGGAGCTGTCCGGCTCGGCGTTCCGGCGGATGTGCAAGGCGGAGTTCCTGCACTACCTGCGGGTGCGCGAGTGGCAGGACCTGCACGGGCAGCTGCGCCAGATCATCCGCGGGCTCGGCATCACCGTCGACCGCCAGGCCGACCCGGGCGGCGACGGCCAGAAGGTCGTGAGCTCGCTGCTGGCCGGCCTGCTCTCGCACATCGGCATGCGCGACGACCGCACGACGACGAAGGACCAGCCCAAGGGCCGGCGCCCACTCACCGAGTACTACGGCGCGCGCGGCGCGAAGTTCGCGATCTTCCCCGGGTCGACGCTGGCCAAGCGGCCACCGCGCTGGGTCGTCGCCGCCGAGCTGGTCGAGACCTCGCGGCTGTGGGGACGCATCACCGGCCGGATCGAGCCGGAGTGGGTGGAGCCGCTCGCCGGCCACCTCGCGATCCGTACCTACAGCGAACCCCACTGGGACGCCGAGCGCGGCGCCGTGCTGGCCACCGAGAAGGTCACGCTCTACGGGATCCCGCTGATCTCCGGGCGGACCGTCACCTACTCCAAGGTCGATCCGGCGCTGTGCCGTGACCTGTTCATCCAGCACGCGCTCGTGGAAGGGGAGTGGCGCACCCACCACAAGTTCTTCGGACGCAACCGCACCCTGCTGAAGTCCGCGGCCGAGCTGGAGAACCGGGCGCGGCGCCGTGACCTGGTCGTCGACGACCAGACGCTGTTCGACTTCTACGACGAGCGGATCCCGGCCGAGGTCGTCTCCGCGCGGCACTTCGACAGCTGGTGGAAGAAGGAGTCGCGGGAGAAGCCCGACCTCCTCGACTTCTCCGCGTCGATGCTCGTCAACCGGGCCGCGGGTGAGCTCGACATCGCGACCGCCTACCCCGACTTCTGGGACGCGGACGGCGCGCGGCTGAAGCTGACCTACCAGTTCCAGCCCGGCACCGCGGCCGACGGCGTCACCGTCCACATCCCGCTCGCCGTGCTCAACCAGATCACGCCGGACCAGTTCGGCTGGCAGGTGCCCGGGCTGCGTCAGGACCTGGTCACCGCGATGATCCGGTCGCTGCCCAAGGAGATCAGGCGCAACTTCGTGCCCGCGCCGGACGTGGCGAAGGCGGCGCTGGCGGGCATCTCGCCGGCCGACGGGCCGTTGCCGGTGGCACTCGCCGCCGAGTTGCGTCGGCTCACCGGTATCTCGCTCCCGGTCGACGCCTGGCAGGACGACCGGATCCCGGACCACCTCTCGATGACGTTCCGGGTCGAGGACGAGCGGGGGCGCCGGGCCGCCGAGGGCAAGGACCTGGTCACGCTCCAGCGTCAGCTCGCTCCGCAGGTCCGCGACGCGATCGCGACCGCGCTCACGGCCCCCGAGGAGCCGAGGCGGTCCCGCCGGGGTCGCGGCCGACGCGGTTCCGAAGGCGCGGCGCCGAACGCGGCCGGCCCCGACGGGCCGGGCGCTGGTGGTCACCGTGGCTCGACGTCGACATCCGACCAGGGAAGCGAGACGGCGGAAGCGCCGAACATCGAGCAGACCGGGCTGAAAGCCTGGACTTTCGACTCGTTGCCGGAGGTGGTCGAGCGGCGGCGGGGCGGGTTCCTGGTCAAGGCCTACCCGGCGTTGGTCGACGAGGGCGACAGCGTGGCCGTGCGGCTCCTGGGGAGCCCGGCCGAGCAGCAGCGCGCGATGGTGACCGGGACGCGGCGGCTGGTGCTGCTCACCGTGGCGTCGCCGAACAAGGTCGTCGTCTCGTCGCTGTCGAACAGCGCGAAGCTCGCGCTCGGGCGGAACCCGCACGGGAGCGTCGCCGCGCTGCTGGCGGACTGCGTCGCGGCCGCGGCGGACGAGTTGATCGCGGCGGCCGGCGGTCCGGTGCGTACCGCGGCCGGGTTCGCGGCGCTGCGTGACGCGGTCCGCGGTTCGCTCGTGGACACGACGCTCGACGTGCTGAAGACCGTGGAGAAGGTGCTGGCGGCCGCGCACGCGGTGTCGGCGCTGCTGCCGTCGGCGCCGGCGACCGCTCGCGCCGACGTTCAGGCCCAGCTGGACGCGCTTGTCTACCCGGGGTTCGTCGCGGCCACCGGTCGGCGGCGCCTGGTCAACGTGCTGCGTTACGTGCAGGCGATCCAGCGGCGTCTGGAGAACGTGCGCCGGGATCCGGCGCGGGACCGGGGTTGGCAGGATCGGATCGAGGCCGTCGGCGAGGTGTATGCGGACTGGCTTCGGCGTCTCCCGCCGGAGCGGCGCTCCGAGGACTCCGTGCGGGAGATCCGGTGGATGATCGAGGAACTGCGGGTGAGCCTGTTCGCGCAGTCGCTCGGTACCGCGTACGCGATCTCCGAGCAGCGGATCTACAAGGCGATGGACGCGGCAGGCGGCGGAGTGGTGGCGTGA
- a CDS encoding MerR family transcriptional regulator — protein sequence MRIGELAERVGTSTRALRHYESLGLLSARRTSNGYREYDDSDVRVVREIRTLVGIGFALEETRPFVECLRAGYESGDSCPASVAVYRRKIAEIDDCVASLAAVRARLSSAMSGGGSLADAPEPLCAFSPLAR from the coding sequence ATGCGGATCGGTGAGTTGGCCGAGCGGGTCGGAACGAGCACCCGTGCGCTTCGGCACTACGAGTCGCTCGGGCTGCTGTCCGCGCGGCGGACGTCGAACGGCTACCGAGAGTACGACGACTCCGACGTGCGCGTGGTGCGGGAGATCCGGACGCTCGTCGGGATCGGGTTCGCGCTCGAGGAGACCAGGCCGTTCGTCGAGTGCCTGCGCGCGGGGTACGAGTCCGGTGACTCGTGCCCGGCGTCGGTCGCCGTGTACCGGCGGAAGATCGCGGAGATCGACGACTGCGTGGCGAGCCTGGCCGCGGTGCGTGCGCGGTTGTCGTCGGCGATGTCGGGCGGCGGTTCGCTCGCCGACGCGCCGGAGCCGCTCTGCGCGTTCTCGCCGCTGGCGCGCTGA
- the trxA gene encoding thioredoxin produces the protein MDAVTDETWTSEVLTSDVPVLVDFWADWCGPCHRLRPTLEALAEEWAGRVRVVSLDIDANPNVARDYGILSAPTLTLFRGGEPVRTVVGAQPKSRLVAQLEPAL, from the coding sequence GTGGATGCTGTGACCGATGAGACGTGGACTTCGGAGGTTCTGACCTCCGACGTGCCGGTACTCGTCGATTTCTGGGCCGACTGGTGCGGCCCGTGCCATCGTCTCCGTCCGACGCTGGAGGCGCTGGCGGAGGAGTGGGCCGGACGGGTGCGGGTGGTGTCGCTGGACATCGACGCGAACCCGAACGTGGCCCGTGACTACGGGATCCTCAGCGCACCGACGCTGACGTTGTTCCGGGGCGGGGAGCCGGTCCGGACCGTCGTCGGTGCTCAGCCGAAGTCGCGGCTGGTGGCGCAGCTGGAGCCGGCGCTCTGA
- a CDS encoding DUF397 domain-containing protein: MDSTAFVTASWRKSRRSATINCVEIAETPDLIGVRDSKNPEGAVLAYPVARWAAFLHGVKLGEFDRP, encoded by the coding sequence ATGGACAGCACCGCATTCGTTACGGCGTCGTGGCGCAAGAGCCGACGCAGCGCCACGATCAACTGCGTCGAGATCGCCGAGACCCCCGACCTCATCGGCGTCCGGGACTCGAAGAACCCGGAAGGTGCCGTCCTGGCCTACCCGGTCGCCCGCTGGGCCGCGTTCCTGCACGGCGTCAAGCTCGGCGAATTCGACCGCCCGTAG
- a CDS encoding helix-turn-helix domain-containing protein yields the protein MVGEHAPTLRRRELAARLRALRHESGKTIEEVARELLCSPTKISRIETGRRGAVLRDVRDLCRLYDVSPAEQEQLMSLARASKERAWWQGYDIGATYRTLIGLESAATAISDYQPTAIPGLLQTPDYARALIEGAGERRTQEIDEQVKLRINRQRILDRPDPPYVSFILDEAATRRLVGGHEVMAEQLDALLAACERPHISLQVLDFEAGAHPGLPGSFGIVEIEESPASSIVFVEGHHGDFYLEGSVDLKRFRRIFDQLRSIALSPKNSVDFIAAVRDRIRPPEHS from the coding sequence GTGGTAGGCGAACACGCTCCGACGCTGCGTCGGCGCGAACTCGCCGCGCGGCTGCGGGCTCTCCGGCACGAGTCGGGCAAGACGATCGAGGAGGTCGCCAGGGAGTTACTGTGCTCCCCGACGAAGATCAGTCGAATCGAAACCGGTCGACGCGGCGCGGTCCTCCGCGATGTCCGTGATCTCTGCCGCCTCTACGACGTCTCGCCCGCCGAGCAAGAGCAACTCATGTCGCTCGCGCGGGCCAGCAAAGAGCGTGCGTGGTGGCAGGGCTACGACATCGGGGCGACCTATCGAACCCTGATCGGTCTGGAGTCGGCGGCGACCGCCATCTCCGACTACCAGCCGACCGCGATACCGGGCCTGCTCCAGACGCCCGACTACGCCCGGGCGCTCATCGAGGGAGCAGGCGAGCGACGGACCCAGGAGATCGACGAACAAGTGAAGCTGCGGATCAACCGCCAGCGGATCCTCGATCGCCCTGATCCGCCGTACGTGTCGTTCATCCTCGACGAAGCAGCGACCCGCCGCCTCGTCGGCGGCCACGAGGTCATGGCGGAACAACTGGACGCCCTGCTCGCGGCCTGTGAACGGCCGCACATCAGCTTGCAGGTACTCGACTTCGAGGCCGGCGCGCACCCGGGCTTACCGGGCAGCTTCGGCATCGTGGAGATCGAGGAGAGCCCGGCATCGAGCATCGTGTTCGTCGAGGGGCACCACGGGGACTTCTACTTGGAGGGGTCCGTGGACCTCAAACGCTTCCGGCGGATATTCGACCAGCTCAGGTCCATCGCTCTCTCGCCGAAGAACTCAGTGGATTTCATCGCTGCGGTGCGCGACCGGATCCGCCCACCTGAGCACTCCTGA
- a CDS encoding bifunctional DNA primase/polymerase encodes MSARLERAVLAAAAHEYLRVGWPVAPGAWWSPQLQRYRCGRPRCRTSSPHAVDPGVGPSGDRCRATVAECVVTSPTEVDRWWTGHPYALLMPTSTGPGVVDGTQDVIDVIDERLRADGYLAPISSSKVGQAQLFCQQLRPGQELWLAAAGAGVLLHGEDSWVTLPPSTVRTGQVRWLRSPQECGWRLPPAAVVCAALRVALTFRSRPVITGRSG; translated from the coding sequence ATGAGCGCGCGGCTCGAGCGCGCGGTCCTGGCCGCCGCGGCCCACGAGTACCTGCGTGTCGGGTGGCCGGTCGCGCCCGGCGCGTGGTGGTCCCCGCAGCTGCAGCGCTACCGCTGCGGACGCCCGCGTTGCCGGACGTCGAGCCCGCACGCGGTCGACCCCGGCGTCGGTCCGTCCGGTGACCGGTGCCGGGCCACGGTCGCCGAGTGCGTCGTCACCAGCCCGACCGAGGTCGACCGCTGGTGGACCGGCCACCCGTACGCGCTGCTGATGCCGACGAGCACGGGCCCCGGGGTCGTGGACGGCACCCAGGACGTCATCGACGTGATCGACGAGCGGTTGCGTGCCGACGGGTATCTGGCGCCGATCTCCAGCTCGAAGGTCGGGCAGGCGCAGCTCTTCTGCCAGCAGTTACGTCCCGGCCAGGAGCTGTGGCTGGCGGCCGCAGGCGCCGGCGTGCTGCTGCACGGGGAAGACTCGTGGGTCACGCTGCCGCCGTCGACGGTGCGGACGGGACAGGTGCGATGGCTCCGGTCCCCGCAGGAATGTGGGTGGAGGCTGCCGCCGGCGGCCGTGGTCTGCGCCGCACTCCGCGTCGCGTTGACCTTTCGATCCCGGCCTGTGATCACCGGACGGTCGGGATGA
- a CDS encoding DUF1501 domain-containing protein, protein MRLSEFGPTPGDALLRAEAAAVQAENAAVRDEWTRLNEAEEAAEDGRGVTRRTVLLGAGLGATTLLTSQFLNVRASFGATGTGTLIHVFLFGGLDGLSLVAPGNDPVLTKVRPSLALPTGSSIALARGFALNRAFEPLKTYLDAGQLGFVHGVSDPRLSRSHFQCQDACELGGLPSETAGRGWLDVLTEKLGTGTAFRSIGVGSTLRRSLVGTQGALALRNVGALAINGDEKFRQPTADAIKTMFTGLDHPAADSVKAAVGALATASKLSSVPYAPANGAKYPGGLGDGFKTLAQLIKGGANVRTAAVSMGGFDTHSNAGTNGGHLFNQFTQIAQTLRAFFDDLGEARKDVTVVLSSEFGRRVAQNGSGTDHGHGNVVTILSGKKLSGSVIGEWGGLGSLDNGDVPEFNNMFDVFGTIAQKQFGLSAAEVASVFRKRSFKPLPIFA, encoded by the coding sequence ATGCGCTTATCCGAGTTCGGCCCCACGCCAGGCGACGCTCTTCTGCGCGCGGAGGCAGCTGCCGTGCAGGCCGAGAACGCTGCCGTTCGCGACGAGTGGACCCGGTTGAACGAGGCCGAGGAGGCCGCCGAGGACGGCCGCGGCGTCACCCGCCGCACCGTGCTCCTGGGCGCCGGCCTCGGCGCGACGACGCTGCTCACCAGCCAGTTCCTCAACGTGCGAGCCTCGTTCGGCGCCACCGGAACCGGCACGCTGATCCACGTCTTTCTCTTCGGCGGGCTCGACGGGCTCAGCCTCGTGGCTCCCGGCAACGACCCGGTGCTCACGAAGGTCCGGCCATCGCTGGCGCTGCCGACCGGCTCCTCGATCGCGCTGGCGCGCGGCTTCGCGCTCAACCGCGCGTTCGAACCGCTCAAAACCTATCTGGACGCCGGGCAGCTCGGCTTCGTCCACGGCGTCTCCGATCCCCGGCTGTCGCGCAGCCATTTCCAATGTCAGGACGCGTGCGAGCTCGGTGGGTTGCCGAGCGAGACCGCGGGTCGCGGCTGGCTGGACGTGCTCACCGAGAAGCTCGGAACAGGAACCGCGTTCCGGTCGATCGGCGTCGGGAGCACGCTGCGCCGATCACTCGTCGGAACGCAGGGGGCGCTGGCACTGCGCAACGTCGGCGCGCTGGCGATCAACGGGGACGAGAAGTTCCGGCAACCGACCGCGGACGCGATCAAGACCATGTTCACCGGCCTCGACCACCCGGCCGCCGACTCGGTGAAAGCGGCCGTCGGGGCGCTGGCCACGGCGTCCAAGCTCAGTTCGGTGCCCTACGCCCCCGCGAACGGAGCCAAGTACCCCGGCGGCCTCGGCGACGGTTTCAAGACGCTCGCGCAGCTCATCAAGGGCGGTGCGAACGTGCGCACCGCCGCGGTGTCCATGGGCGGCTTCGACACCCACAGCAACGCCGGCACCAACGGTGGTCACCTGTTCAACCAGTTCACGCAGATCGCGCAGACCCTGCGGGCGTTCTTCGACGACCTCGGTGAGGCCAGGAAGGACGTCACCGTGGTGCTGTCGTCGGAGTTCGGCCGCCGGGTGGCCCAGAACGGGTCCGGGACCGACCACGGCCACGGGAACGTCGTGACGATCCTGTCGGGGAAAAAGCTGAGCGGTTCGGTGATCGGCGAGTGGGGAGGGCTGGGCTCGCTGGACAACGGCGACGTGCCCGAGTTCAACAACATGTTCGACGTGTTCGGCACGATCGCGCAGAAGCAGTTCGGGTTGTCGGCGGCGGAGGTGGCTTCGGTCTTCCGCAAGCGTTCCTTCAAGCCGCTACCGATCTTCGCGTGA
- a CDS encoding DUF1800 domain-containing protein, giving the protein MSERPGRSTFEPESRRWGRRGLVTGALAAAGLAVAACSKDDETPPKPSTKTGGGSPVDAADSAGPAQSSTAGGTAPTGGDTATKSLDRSTGGNSRRAAGRQARTVRTYSDRDQSYAAAGKPRRRPSVPAKLYSGPAAAATATKVGSPLVFTADPVLHLVRRTTFGATPELVAEVRETGIDAWLSRQLQPDSVPESNDVRTAEGVFTTYDRTIKQLRADKERLGDKRPFADQENVRLTIARQIWSRRQLFEVIVDFWNDLFHVANPFDGSELVRASFDTDVIRKHALGTYKDMFLAGNRHPALLRYLNQDQSRKDRVNENLGRENMELYTVGVDGGYTEVDVRQAALLQTGRLIKDDEFFYDPNAHHVGAITVMGFSHPNDDAEGGLEAGDEYLSYLALHPSTAEHIARQLCLHFVSDTPPDSLVARLKKSYLDNRSAIVPVLMTLFSSSEFWGSVGAKVRRPMEYVVATHRALGVRPGDDLRDGLASVHNRMRELGQYPMGQPSPNGYPRVFSAWASAGTMIEEWNEARALVAGGRKGFTFVKPAELLDDAPATAGEFVDALSVRLVGQKLPAKDRAAVLSIGGADGDVPVIELARAILASPYHSFK; this is encoded by the coding sequence ATGTCTGAGCGGCCTGGTAGATCGACCTTCGAACCCGAGTCGCGGCGCTGGGGTCGCCGCGGACTCGTCACCGGCGCGCTGGCCGCCGCCGGCCTCGCCGTCGCGGCCTGCAGCAAAGACGACGAGACACCGCCGAAACCGTCGACGAAGACCGGCGGCGGCAGCCCTGTCGACGCCGCTGATTCCGCCGGTCCCGCGCAGAGCTCGACCGCCGGCGGCACGGCCCCGACCGGTGGTGACACGGCCACGAAGTCGCTGGACCGCTCCACCGGCGGGAACTCCCGACGCGCCGCCGGACGCCAGGCGCGAACCGTCCGCACGTACAGCGACCGCGACCAGTCCTACGCCGCCGCCGGGAAGCCTCGCCGCCGCCCGAGCGTCCCGGCCAAGCTGTACTCGGGGCCGGCGGCGGCGGCGACCGCCACGAAGGTCGGCTCGCCGCTCGTCTTCACCGCCGACCCGGTGCTGCACCTCGTCCGCCGCACGACGTTCGGAGCGACGCCGGAACTGGTCGCCGAGGTGCGCGAGACCGGCATCGACGCGTGGCTGAGCCGACAACTCCAGCCGGATTCGGTCCCGGAGTCGAACGACGTGCGCACCGCCGAAGGGGTCTTCACGACCTACGACCGGACGATCAAACAACTTCGCGCCGACAAGGAGCGCCTCGGCGACAAGCGCCCGTTCGCCGACCAGGAGAACGTGCGGCTCACGATCGCCCGCCAGATCTGGTCGCGGCGTCAGCTGTTCGAAGTGATCGTCGACTTCTGGAACGACCTGTTCCACGTCGCGAACCCGTTCGACGGCTCGGAGCTGGTGCGGGCCTCGTTCGACACCGACGTCATCCGCAAGCACGCGCTCGGCACGTACAAGGACATGTTCCTGGCCGGCAACCGGCACCCCGCGCTGCTGCGCTACCTCAACCAGGACCAGTCACGCAAAGACCGGGTCAACGAGAACCTCGGCCGCGAGAACATGGAGCTGTACACGGTCGGCGTCGACGGCGGCTACACCGAGGTCGACGTCCGGCAGGCCGCGCTGCTCCAGACCGGCCGGCTGATCAAGGACGACGAGTTCTTCTACGACCCGAACGCGCACCACGTCGGCGCCATCACGGTGATGGGCTTCAGCCATCCCAACGACGACGCCGAGGGCGGGCTCGAAGCCGGCGACGAGTACCTGAGCTACCTGGCCCTGCACCCGTCGACGGCCGAGCACATCGCGCGCCAGCTCTGCCTGCACTTCGTCTCCGACACGCCGCCCGACTCGCTCGTCGCCCGGCTGAAGAAGTCCTACCTGGACAACCGGTCGGCGATCGTTCCGGTGCTGATGACGCTGTTCTCGTCGTCGGAGTTCTGGGGGTCGGTCGGGGCGAAGGTGCGTCGGCCGATGGAGTACGTCGTCGCGACGCACCGGGCGCTCGGCGTGCGGCCGGGCGACGACCTGCGCGACGGCCTGGCGAGCGTCCACAACCGCATGCGCGAGCTCGGCCAGTACCCGATGGGCCAGCCGTCGCCGAACGGCTACCCGCGCGTGTTCAGCGCGTGGGCCTCGGCCGGAACCATGATCGAGGAGTGGAATGAGGCACGTGCGCTGGTCGCCGGTGGCCGTAAGGGCTTCACGTTCGTCAAGCCGGCCGAGCTGCTCGACGACGCGCCGGCAACCGCCGGGGAGTTCGTGGACGCGCTGAGCGTCCGACTGGTCGGGCAGAAGCTCCCGGCGAAGGACCGGGCCGCGGTGCTGTCGATCGGTGGCGCCGACGGGGACGTCCCCGTGATCGAGTTGGCCCGCGCGATCCTCGCTTCTCCCTACCACTCGTTCAAGTGA